The proteins below come from a single Aegilops tauschii subsp. strangulata cultivar AL8/78 chromosome 6, Aet v6.0, whole genome shotgun sequence genomic window:
- the LOC109771369 gene encoding uncharacterized protein, whose amino-acid sequence MATWRGSDDGGGGGAGDASGGSGAPADPTEVCGSSNPSQAPPLPQPPSPSYCAEYAAARAFAKAVKEDPEGSHHYASSFGGVSLNDEVWEVRFHFHDRDNLERSLNVDDITFYNLIALIELEGYGMTDFMYYVRDPGVGVSGMEELTDDDKVEEMLDDLVVKGQKVVNITVIRSDAPRPSDLNIGPVCEEQVPLSKIGVPVVYEIDTAGVLFPSPTKPQQVPVQVINTQESTFLKQKCAPVAEFAMEQDQDQEQIEQLMEQKRNEEIEKFRKKGKEKEKYKAAKRKLPELMAEDFTDSDSDTDLLADEDIIARLEAMKKHRDDPLHHIEGDTDIGFLHLMRRATLVT is encoded by the exons ATGGCCACCTGGCGTGGCAGTGATGATGGCGGTGGCGGTGGTGCTGGCGATGCATCTGGTGGCAGTGGTGCTCCTGCAGATCCAACAGAGGTTTGTGGCAGTTCAAACCCATCTCAGGCTCCGCCTCTTCCACAGCCGCCGTCGCCGTCTTACTGTGCTGAGTACGCGGCGGCGAGGGCATTCGCCAAGGCCGTGAAGGAAGATCCAGAGGGGAGCCATCACTACGCATCCTCCTTCGGCGGTGTCTC ATTGAATGATGAAGTGTGGGAAGTCAGATTCCATTTCCATGACAGAGATAATCTTGAAAGAAGCCTAAATGTGGATGATATCACATTTTACAATCTGATTGCACTAATAGAGCTTGAAGGATATGGGATGACAGACTTTATGTATTATGTCAGAGATCCAGGTGTTGGGGTTTCAGGTATGGAAGAACTGACAGATGATGATAAGGTGGAGGAAATGTTGGATGACCTAGTTGTCAAAGGTCAGAAGGTGGTGAACATAACAGTCATCAGAAGTGATGCTCCAAGACCTAGTGATTTGAACATTGGACCAGTTTGTGAGGAGCAGGTTCCATTATCTAAAATAGGTGTGCCAGTGGTGTATGAGATAGATACAGCAGGAGTACTGTTTCCTAGCCCAACAAAGCCACAACAAGTGCCAGTGCAGGTCATTAACACACAGGAGAGTACATTTTTGAAGCAGAAGTGTGCACCAGTAGCAGAATTTGCAATGGAGCAAGACCAAGATCAAGAGCAAATTGAGCAACTGATGGAGCAGAAGAGGAATGAAGAGATTGAGAAGTTCAGGAAAAAGgggaaagaaaaagagaaataCAAGGCAGCTAAAAGAAAACTTCCAGAGCTAATGGCTGAAGATTTCACTGATAGTGACAGTGACACAGATTTACTAGCAGATGAGGATATAATTGCTAGGCttgaggcgatgaagaagcataGAGATGATCCACTTCATCATATTGAAGGGGACACTGAT attggtttccttcatttgatgaGGAGAGCAACCCTGGTGACCTAA